In a genomic window of Zerene cesonia ecotype Mississippi chromosome Z, Zerene_cesonia_1.1, whole genome shotgun sequence:
- the LOC119835733 gene encoding MAGUK p55 subfamily member 7 isoform X2, giving the protein MMMSNPTENWDPSLTRLLTSLKEVQSDGEDVAFLSELLQSKQLHALVQVHNKIVAKGRDDKFYPLLSNAMQVTLEVLEMFGELKTVSKEFQELLSLLQKPHFQAILCTHDAVAQKDYYPHLPDIPPDADEDEETVKIVQLVKSDEPLGATIKTDEETGKIVIARVMHGGAADRSGLIHAGDEVIEVNGISVENKTPADVLDILQSSEGTITFKLVPSFGKGGTRESKVRVRALFNYNSDEDPYIPCKEAGLNFKKGDILHIVSQDDAYWWQARREGDRVMRAGLIPSRALQEGRIIHERQSDPQTLDGKPALCSPTNASSDCSPKTPCSPTANATALLPCKSTPKVKKIIYDIKENDDFDREMIPTYEEVARLYPRPGFVRPIVLVGAPGVGRNELRRRLVATDPEKYVTPIPYTSRPQKSSEQNGKEYVFVTREKMEQDVSDGKFIEHGEYKGNLYGTSAESVETIINSGRVCVLSPHWQALKMLRTPRLRPYIVFVKPPPFERLVETRTAANARSTFDKESSRAFTEEEFHDIVRSSTRINFLYGYMFDEEIVNEDLAGALSQLLKASWRVQSEPLWVPASWVQ; this is encoded by the exons ATGATGATGTCCAATCCAACTGAGAATTGGGATCCTT ctCTTACTAGGTTATTAACTTCGTTAAAAGAAGTTCAGTCAGATGGCGAAGATGTCGCGTTTTTAAGTGAATTACTGCAGTCGAAGCAGTTGCACGCTCTAGTCCaagttcataataaaatagtagcgAAAGGAAGGGATGACAAATTTTATCCTTTGTTATCTAATGCTATGCAAGTAACACTAGAAGTGTTGGAAATGTTTGGTGAGCTTAAGACAGTCTCCAAGGAGTTCCAAGAGCTTTTGAGTCTGCTACAGAAACCTCACTTTCAG GCCATATTATGTACTCATGATGCGGTGGCCCAAAAAGATTACTATCCACACTTGCCTGACATCCCACCTGATGCTGATGAAGATGAAGAAACGGTGAAGATAGTTCAGTTGGTCAAAAGTGATGAGCCATTG GGTGCGACGATTAAAACGGACGAGGAGACCGGCAAAATAGTTATCGCTCGCGTGATGCACGGGGGGGCCGCCGATCGATCCGGCCTCATACACGCCGGCGACGAGGTCATTGAAGTGAACGGCATAAGTGTGGAGAATAAAACACCCGCGGATGTGCTCGATATACTG CAAAGCTCCGAAGGGACGATAACATTCAAGTTGGTGCCATCGTTCGGCAAGGGAGGCACTCGTGAATCGAAAGTGAGGGTTCGGGCATTGTTCAACTATAACTCCGATGAGGACCCGTACATCCCATGTAAAGAGGCAGGTCTCAACTTCAAGAAGGGAGACATACTACATATTGTATCGCAGGACGATGCTTATTG GTGGCAAGCCCGTCGCGAAGGCGACAGGGTTATGAGAGCCGGCTTAATACCATCACGTGCTTTACAAGAAGGTCGGATAATTCACGAGAGGCAAAGTGATCCGCAGACTTTAGACG GCAAGCCAGCCCTCTGTTCGCCAACCAATGCCAGCTCGGACTGCAGTCCCAAAACGCCATGTTCGCCAACCGCCAACGCCACGGCCTTATTGCCTTGTAAATCCACGCCCAAAGTGAAGAAAATTATCTACGACATAAAGGAGAATGATGACTTCGACCGCGAGATGATACCCACGTACGAGGAGGTCGCCAGATTGTATCCGAGGCCCGGGTTCGTGAGGCCGATAGTGCTGGTCGGTGCACCCGGAGTTGGTCGCAACGAGCTCAGGAGACGCTTGGTTGCTACCGATCCGGAGAAATACGTCACGCCCATACCat ATACATCCCGGCCGCAGAAGTCCAGTGAGCAGAATGGAAAGGAGTATGTTTTCGTCACGCGGGAGAAGATGGAGCAGGATGTTTCTGATGGAAAGTTTATAGAGCATGGAGAGTATAAAGGCAATCTGTACGGGACTTCTGCGGAGAGTGTTGAAACTATCATTAATTCTG GGCGCGTATGCGTGCTAAGTCCTCATTGGCAAGCGCTTAAGATGCTGCGCACGCCTCGTCTTCGTCCATATATAGTATTCGTTAAACCACCCCCCTTCGAACGCCTCGTGGAAACCAGGACTGCAGCTAACGCGCGGTCTACCTTCGATAAGGAGAGCTCTAGGGCTTTTACG GAAGAGGAGTTCCACGACATAGTACGTTCGTCCACCCGCATCAACTTCCTGTACGGCTATATGTTCGACGAGGAGATCGTCAATGAGGACTTAGCAGGTGCCCTTTCTCAGTTGCTTAAAGCTTCCTGGCGCGTGCAGTCCGAGCCGCTCTGGGTCCCCGCCTCCTGGGTGCAATAG
- the LOC119835733 gene encoding MAGUK p55 subfamily member 7 isoform X1 — protein MMMSNPTENWDPSLTRLLTSLKEVQSDGEDVAFLSELLQSKQLHALVQVHNKIVAKGRDDKFYPLLSNAMQVTLEVLEMFGELKTVSKEFQELLSLLQKPHFQAILCTHDAVAQKDYYPHLPDIPPDADEDEETVKIVQLVKSDEPLGGAQSAEPIVGATIKTDEETGKIVIARVMHGGAADRSGLIHAGDEVIEVNGISVENKTPADVLDILQSSEGTITFKLVPSFGKGGTRESKVRVRALFNYNSDEDPYIPCKEAGLNFKKGDILHIVSQDDAYWWQARREGDRVMRAGLIPSRALQEGRIIHERQSDPQTLDGKPALCSPTNASSDCSPKTPCSPTANATALLPCKSTPKVKKIIYDIKENDDFDREMIPTYEEVARLYPRPGFVRPIVLVGAPGVGRNELRRRLVATDPEKYVTPIPYTSRPQKSSEQNGKEYVFVTREKMEQDVSDGKFIEHGEYKGNLYGTSAESVETIINSGRVCVLSPHWQALKMLRTPRLRPYIVFVKPPPFERLVETRTAANARSTFDKESSRAFTEEEFHDIVRSSTRINFLYGYMFDEEIVNEDLAGALSQLLKASWRVQSEPLWVPASWVQ, from the exons ATGATGATGTCCAATCCAACTGAGAATTGGGATCCTT ctCTTACTAGGTTATTAACTTCGTTAAAAGAAGTTCAGTCAGATGGCGAAGATGTCGCGTTTTTAAGTGAATTACTGCAGTCGAAGCAGTTGCACGCTCTAGTCCaagttcataataaaatagtagcgAAAGGAAGGGATGACAAATTTTATCCTTTGTTATCTAATGCTATGCAAGTAACACTAGAAGTGTTGGAAATGTTTGGTGAGCTTAAGACAGTCTCCAAGGAGTTCCAAGAGCTTTTGAGTCTGCTACAGAAACCTCACTTTCAG GCCATATTATGTACTCATGATGCGGTGGCCCAAAAAGATTACTATCCACACTTGCCTGACATCCCACCTGATGCTGATGAAGATGAAGAAACGGTGAAGATAGTTCAGTTGGTCAAAAGTGATGAGCCATTG GGTGGAGCTCAGAGTGCCGAGCCAATTGTG GGTGCGACGATTAAAACGGACGAGGAGACCGGCAAAATAGTTATCGCTCGCGTGATGCACGGGGGGGCCGCCGATCGATCCGGCCTCATACACGCCGGCGACGAGGTCATTGAAGTGAACGGCATAAGTGTGGAGAATAAAACACCCGCGGATGTGCTCGATATACTG CAAAGCTCCGAAGGGACGATAACATTCAAGTTGGTGCCATCGTTCGGCAAGGGAGGCACTCGTGAATCGAAAGTGAGGGTTCGGGCATTGTTCAACTATAACTCCGATGAGGACCCGTACATCCCATGTAAAGAGGCAGGTCTCAACTTCAAGAAGGGAGACATACTACATATTGTATCGCAGGACGATGCTTATTG GTGGCAAGCCCGTCGCGAAGGCGACAGGGTTATGAGAGCCGGCTTAATACCATCACGTGCTTTACAAGAAGGTCGGATAATTCACGAGAGGCAAAGTGATCCGCAGACTTTAGACG GCAAGCCAGCCCTCTGTTCGCCAACCAATGCCAGCTCGGACTGCAGTCCCAAAACGCCATGTTCGCCAACCGCCAACGCCACGGCCTTATTGCCTTGTAAATCCACGCCCAAAGTGAAGAAAATTATCTACGACATAAAGGAGAATGATGACTTCGACCGCGAGATGATACCCACGTACGAGGAGGTCGCCAGATTGTATCCGAGGCCCGGGTTCGTGAGGCCGATAGTGCTGGTCGGTGCACCCGGAGTTGGTCGCAACGAGCTCAGGAGACGCTTGGTTGCTACCGATCCGGAGAAATACGTCACGCCCATACCat ATACATCCCGGCCGCAGAAGTCCAGTGAGCAGAATGGAAAGGAGTATGTTTTCGTCACGCGGGAGAAGATGGAGCAGGATGTTTCTGATGGAAAGTTTATAGAGCATGGAGAGTATAAAGGCAATCTGTACGGGACTTCTGCGGAGAGTGTTGAAACTATCATTAATTCTG GGCGCGTATGCGTGCTAAGTCCTCATTGGCAAGCGCTTAAGATGCTGCGCACGCCTCGTCTTCGTCCATATATAGTATTCGTTAAACCACCCCCCTTCGAACGCCTCGTGGAAACCAGGACTGCAGCTAACGCGCGGTCTACCTTCGATAAGGAGAGCTCTAGGGCTTTTACG GAAGAGGAGTTCCACGACATAGTACGTTCGTCCACCCGCATCAACTTCCTGTACGGCTATATGTTCGACGAGGAGATCGTCAATGAGGACTTAGCAGGTGCCCTTTCTCAGTTGCTTAAAGCTTCCTGGCGCGTGCAGTCCGAGCCGCTCTGGGTCCCCGCCTCCTGGGTGCAATAG